One genomic segment of Sulfoacidibacillus ferrooxidans includes these proteins:
- a CDS encoding pilin, with amino-acid sequence MKRFNYGMQQLYIFLVTFMLMSVPAYAASNLTVPSGMQNIVGSNGQASNSIFTIVFNIINDIVGAASVVGGAWVLFELYRGVIGFMRGGINAQKREEAKGHLLHVAIGAVLIGGAQLLIGALYSFGSGLK; translated from the coding sequence ATGAAACGATTTAACTATGGCATGCAACAACTCTACATTTTTCTCGTCACCTTCATGCTCATGTCGGTTCCGGCGTACGCTGCAAGTAACCTTACGGTGCCGTCAGGCATGCAAAACATCGTCGGATCGAATGGACAAGCCTCGAACTCGATATTCACAATCGTTTTCAACATTATCAACGACATCGTTGGAGCCGCTAGTGTGGTCGGAGGCGCTTGGGTCCTGTTTGAGCTGTACCGTGGGGTGATTGGATTTATGCGCGGGGGCATCAATGCGCAAAAACGGGAGGAAGCGAAAGGCCACTTGCTACATGTCGCCATTGGAGCGGTACTCATCGGTGGTGCGCAACTCCTAATCGGCGCTCTCTATTCCTTCGGTAGCGGACTCAAATAG